From the Oleiharenicola lentus genome, one window contains:
- a CDS encoding arylsulfatase: MNHPCSRPLAASLCSLLLCLGVFSPLRAAASPAAAGRPNIIYILADDLGLGDLGSYGQKKLKTPHLDRLATEGMRFTQHYSGSTVCGPSRSSLLEGLHTGRTSVRGNGKGQQLDPARVTLPEALKAAGYTTAIIGKWGVGEPLPVDDPLRHGFDHAYGYVNMFHAHNFFPEFLYRNGVKETLPANVLDPAHPFPHLPEGTGVAKVKGTYAPHLIEQDAMNFIVTHRDRPFFLYLALNLPHNNGEKARATGDGTEVFDLGEFADRDWPSVERSYARMVQYVDLTVGQIMARLRELGLDENTLVIFDSDNGAYGGGGHNVEFFDSNGPFRGFKRDLYEGGIRAPMIARWPGRIQPGTVSEHINAAWDLFPTFAEIAGAPVPADLDGISFLPTLLGKPGQRRHDHLYWEFYEGVGSQAVRAGDWKAVRLNLANEKPEKLELYNLASDSSETRDLATEEPEIAARLRALMTSSHRPHAVVRFNKSP, translated from the coding sequence CCGCCGCCGCGGGCCGCCCCAACATCATCTACATCCTCGCCGACGACCTCGGCCTCGGCGACCTTGGCTCTTACGGCCAAAAAAAACTGAAGACACCACACCTCGACCGGCTCGCCACCGAGGGGATGCGTTTCACCCAACACTACTCCGGCTCCACCGTCTGCGGCCCCTCGCGCTCCAGCCTCCTCGAGGGTCTCCACACCGGCCGCACCTCCGTGCGCGGCAACGGCAAGGGCCAGCAGCTCGACCCTGCGCGTGTCACGCTCCCCGAAGCCCTCAAAGCCGCCGGCTACACCACCGCCATCATCGGGAAATGGGGCGTGGGCGAACCTCTCCCCGTCGACGATCCCCTACGCCACGGCTTCGACCACGCCTACGGCTACGTGAACATGTTTCACGCCCACAATTTTTTCCCCGAGTTTCTCTACCGCAACGGGGTGAAGGAAACGCTCCCCGCCAACGTCCTCGACCCCGCCCACCCCTTCCCTCACCTGCCCGAGGGCACCGGTGTCGCCAAGGTCAAAGGCACCTACGCGCCCCACCTCATCGAGCAGGACGCAATGAACTTCATCGTCACGCACCGCGACCGCCCCTTCTTCCTCTACCTCGCTCTCAACCTCCCGCACAACAACGGCGAAAAAGCCAGGGCCACCGGCGACGGCACTGAAGTCTTCGACCTCGGTGAATTTGCCGACCGCGACTGGCCGTCTGTCGAGCGTAGCTATGCCCGAATGGTGCAGTATGTTGATCTCACCGTCGGCCAGATCATGGCCCGACTGCGCGAGCTCGGCCTCGACGAAAACACCCTCGTCATCTTCGACAGCGACAACGGCGCTTACGGCGGCGGCGGCCACAACGTGGAGTTCTTCGACTCCAACGGCCCTTTCCGCGGCTTTAAACGAGACCTCTACGAAGGCGGCATCCGCGCCCCCATGATCGCCCGCTGGCCCGGCCGCATCCAACCCGGCACCGTGAGCGAACATATCAACGCTGCTTGGGATCTCTTTCCCACCTTTGCCGAAATCGCCGGTGCCCCCGTCCCCGCCGACCTCGACGGCATTTCCTTCCTGCCCACCCTGCTCGGAAAACCCGGACAGAGAAGGCACGACCACCTCTACTGGGAATTCTACGAAGGCGTCGGCTCGCAGGCTGTCCGTGCGGGTGATTGGAAAGCCGTGCGGCTCAACCTCGCCAACGAAAAACCCGAAAAACTCGAGCTCTACAACCTAGCCTCCGATTCCTCTGAAACGCGCGACCTCGCCACCGAGGAGCCTGAGATTGCCGCCCGCCTGCGCGCCCTCATGACCAGCTCACATCGCCCCCACGCTGTCGTCCGCTTCAACAAGTCGCCCTGA
- a CDS encoding DUF1552 domain-containing protein produces the protein MSHRSASPRHTLSRRTFLKGVGVTMALPWLESLAGPLVTTAGETAGAAAVAPKRFGVMFMGNGICPPHWWAKETPVGLELGRSLEPLEPLKHKINVIEGLFNRQATGQGIHPAQTGNLLSGTPIAKGSIIQGGISMDQVLANHIGQETVQPSMVLACEQPMTGYHETNFSNAYSSHISWRNADSPVPNELYPALAFDSLFENRGSLRNLSVLDRIADRAKELSRRISAADKGKLDEYLTSVREVERGIERMRSGMDKAADRAKHTGRPLFSMQRPENGLPEGLREHTRLMCDIIALGFQTDKTRVASLLLARDLSGLYYPWLNAPDPHHKTSHSDTSDHYERMTRFHVSQLAYLSKRLDEMPEGDGTVLDNTCLMFLSNMWSGSRHDNSKVPLVTVGGLGRTLKTGRVLDYTGAGDDNRKLCSLYLSLMDRMDVKLDHFGDADERLAGV, from the coding sequence ATGAGCCATCGTTCCGCTTCCCCCCGCCACACCCTTAGCCGCCGCACGTTCCTCAAGGGCGTGGGGGTGACCATGGCGCTGCCCTGGCTCGAATCACTCGCCGGACCGCTCGTCACCACTGCCGGCGAGACGGCGGGCGCGGCGGCCGTGGCGCCCAAGCGTTTTGGGGTGATGTTCATGGGCAACGGCATCTGTCCGCCGCACTGGTGGGCGAAGGAGACGCCCGTCGGCCTCGAACTCGGACGGTCGCTGGAGCCGCTGGAGCCGCTCAAGCACAAGATCAACGTGATCGAAGGGCTCTTCAACCGTCAGGCCACGGGACAAGGCATCCATCCGGCGCAGACCGGCAACCTGCTCTCCGGCACGCCCATCGCCAAGGGCTCGATCATCCAGGGTGGCATCAGCATGGACCAGGTTCTGGCCAACCACATCGGGCAGGAGACCGTCCAGCCCAGCATGGTGCTCGCCTGTGAGCAGCCGATGACGGGTTACCACGAGACCAATTTCTCCAACGCCTACAGCTCGCACATCTCCTGGCGCAACGCGGATTCCCCGGTGCCCAACGAGCTGTATCCCGCCCTGGCCTTCGACAGCCTGTTCGAGAACCGTGGAAGCCTGCGCAACCTCAGCGTGCTGGACCGTATCGCCGACCGGGCCAAGGAACTGAGCCGCCGCATCAGCGCGGCGGACAAGGGCAAGCTAGACGAATACCTCACCAGCGTGCGCGAGGTGGAACGCGGCATCGAACGCATGCGCTCCGGCATGGACAAGGCCGCAGATCGTGCCAAGCACACCGGCCGGCCCCTCTTCTCGATGCAGCGGCCCGAGAACGGGCTCCCGGAAGGCCTGCGCGAGCACACGCGGCTGATGTGCGACATCATCGCCCTTGGATTCCAGACGGACAAGACCCGCGTGGCCTCGCTGCTGCTCGCGCGGGATTTGTCGGGGTTGTATTATCCCTGGCTAAACGCCCCCGACCCGCATCACAAGACATCGCACAGCGACACCTCGGACCACTACGAGCGCATGACCCGGTTTCATGTGAGCCAACTCGCCTACCTGTCCAAGCGGCTGGACGAGATGCCCGAGGGGGACGGCACGGTGTTGGACAACACATGCCTCATGTTCCTTTCCAACATGTGGTCGGGGTCGCGGCACGACAACTCCAAGGTGCCGCTCGTGACCGTCGGCGGTTTGGGCCGGACGCTCAAGACCGGCCGGGTGCTCGACTACACCGGGGCGGGCGACGACAATCGTAAACTATGCAGTCTCTACCTGAGCCTGATGGACCGCATGGACGTGAAGCTCGACCACTTCGGTGACGCTGACGAGCGGCTGGCGGGAGTTTGA
- a CDS encoding DUF1592 domain-containing protein, which translates to MALADHGHWRLVREMLEDGDMPPDDAERLPTLVERAAVLAWIKDAFQAEAAKSAGDPGIVLPRRLSNREYDYTVRDLTAVDLRPTKEFPIDPANTAGFDNSGETLIMSPTLLRKYLAAARDVASHLYLQPDGFAFAPFPMLADTDRDKFWVHRIIDFYRRQNTDLAAYFSAAWHFRHRAAFGKPAATLADVAREQGVSAKYLSTVHALMEEELDEVGPLAGLRERWRQLPAPGMAGPEAVRVGCEAMRDYVVRVRSKIEHRFLNLEAGKIAADSYPLLIWKNVQYATHRRSYDRAQLQVEGEARPYSEPVVEPGTKNPFGPGKTPLIENLPGDPDLHVPAGQRARYEAAFARFSSVFPDLFYKAERGRNYFETKKDTGRYLSSGVHSRLGYFRDDQPLYELILDEAGQAELDALWWDSEFVANATLRTLRQNAGNKSMTAANPDADVKDIEPPAAATDTVSETEIRRMQARLIDLTEGKSELVSAAISNFFNVTNATIRAVEAARIAAELAHLDALLKFTERAYRRPLSPAEREVTLAFYRTTRQEGLTHEEAIRECVTAVLVAPDMNYRLDLLAEGPGIEPYSDHALASRLSYFLWSSMPDEALLARAAAGELRRPEVIAAEARRMLRDPRARALAVEFGGNWLEFRRFEEIATVDLAHFTTFTPELRQAMYEEPVRFMLDVFQRDRSILDFLHAGDTFVNSVLAAHYGITPGPAGADGWSHAPEAYRQERGGLLPMAAFLTLHAPGLRTSPVKRGNWVVKNLLGERVPPPPADVPVLPSSEAESDLPLREMLARHREDPSCYSCHARIDSFGLVFEGFGPIGERRTKDMAGRPVDTRAEFPDGGHGEGLAGVREHIRAHRQDDFVANFCRKLLAYALNRSPILSDDLLVEDMQARLAANDHRFSAVIESIVTSHQFLHKRGTPREP; encoded by the coding sequence TTGGCCCTGGCGGACCACGGGCATTGGCGGTTGGTGCGGGAGATGCTGGAGGACGGCGACATGCCGCCGGACGATGCGGAGCGGCTGCCCACGCTGGTGGAGCGGGCGGCGGTGCTCGCGTGGATCAAGGATGCCTTCCAGGCGGAGGCCGCGAAAAGCGCCGGCGACCCGGGGATCGTGCTGCCGCGGCGACTGAGCAACCGGGAGTATGACTACACGGTGCGTGACCTCACGGCAGTCGATCTCCGGCCGACGAAGGAGTTCCCGATCGACCCGGCGAACACGGCGGGTTTCGACAACTCGGGCGAGACCCTGATCATGTCACCAACCCTGCTGCGGAAGTATCTGGCGGCCGCGCGCGATGTGGCGAGCCACCTGTATCTGCAGCCCGACGGCTTTGCCTTCGCGCCCTTTCCGATGCTCGCCGACACGGACCGCGACAAGTTCTGGGTTCATCGGATCATTGATTTCTACCGCCGCCAGAACACGGATCTGGCCGCCTATTTTTCCGCCGCCTGGCATTTCCGGCACCGGGCCGCGTTCGGAAAGCCGGCGGCGACGCTGGCCGACGTGGCGCGGGAGCAGGGGGTGAGCGCGAAGTATCTCTCCACCGTTCACGCGCTGATGGAAGAGGAACTGGATGAAGTTGGACCGCTGGCCGGTTTGCGGGAGCGTTGGCGGCAACTGCCCGCGCCCGGCATGGCCGGCCCGGAGGCGGTTCGGGTGGGTTGCGAGGCGATGCGGGACTACGTCGTGCGCGTGCGCAGCAAGATTGAACATCGGTTTCTCAACCTTGAGGCCGGCAAGATCGCGGCGGACAGCTATCCGCTTCTGATCTGGAAGAACGTGCAGTATGCCACGCACCGGCGGTCCTATGACCGCGCCCAACTGCAGGTGGAGGGCGAGGCCCGGCCGTACAGCGAGCCGGTGGTCGAGCCGGGCACCAAGAATCCCTTTGGTCCCGGCAAGACGCCCCTGATCGAGAACCTGCCCGGTGATCCCGACCTGCACGTGCCGGCCGGGCAGCGCGCGCGTTACGAGGCGGCGTTCGCCCGGTTCAGCAGCGTGTTTCCCGACCTGTTCTACAAGGCCGAGCGGGGTCGCAATTATTTCGAAACCAAGAAGGACACGGGGCGCTACCTGAGTTCGGGCGTGCACAGCCGCCTCGGTTATTTCCGGGATGACCAACCGCTTTATGAACTGATCCTCGACGAGGCGGGCCAGGCGGAGCTCGACGCCCTGTGGTGGGATAGCGAGTTTGTCGCCAACGCGACGCTGCGCACGTTGCGGCAGAACGCCGGCAACAAGAGCATGACCGCGGCGAATCCCGATGCGGACGTGAAGGACATTGAACCGCCGGCCGCGGCCACCGACACCGTTTCGGAGACCGAGATCCGGCGAATGCAGGCGCGGCTTATCGACCTGACGGAGGGAAAAAGCGAACTGGTCAGCGCGGCGATCAGTAACTTTTTCAACGTCACCAACGCCACGATCCGGGCGGTGGAGGCGGCCCGCATCGCGGCTGAGCTCGCGCACCTGGATGCCCTGCTGAAATTCACGGAGCGGGCCTACCGACGTCCCCTGTCGCCTGCCGAGCGGGAGGTCACGCTGGCCTTTTACCGGACGACCCGGCAGGAAGGGCTAACCCATGAGGAGGCGATCCGGGAGTGTGTCACGGCCGTGCTGGTGGCGCCGGATATGAATTACCGCCTCGACCTGCTGGCGGAGGGACCGGGGATCGAACCGTATTCCGATCATGCCCTGGCCAGCCGGCTGAGCTATTTCCTGTGGTCGAGCATGCCGGACGAGGCGTTGCTCGCGCGGGCCGCCGCGGGGGAACTCAGGCGGCCAGAGGTCATCGCCGCCGAGGCCCGGCGGATGCTGCGCGATCCGCGCGCCCGGGCGCTGGCGGTGGAGTTTGGCGGAAACTGGCTAGAATTCCGCCGCTTCGAGGAGATCGCGACGGTGGACCTGGCGCACTTCACGACGTTCACGCCCGAGTTGCGGCAGGCGATGTATGAGGAGCCGGTGCGGTTCATGCTCGATGTGTTCCAGCGCGACCGGTCGATCCTGGATTTCCTGCATGCGGGGGACACGTTCGTGAACTCAGTGCTGGCGGCCCATTATGGGATTACGCCCGGGCCGGCCGGTGCGGACGGGTGGAGTCACGCGCCCGAGGCCTACCGGCAGGAGAGGGGAGGACTGCTGCCGATGGCGGCCTTCCTGACACTGCACGCGCCCGGGTTGCGCACGAGCCCGGTTAAGCGAGGGAACTGGGTGGTGAAGAACCTGCTCGGAGAACGCGTGCCACCGCCGCCGGCCGATGTGCCGGTGCTGCCCAGCAGCGAGGCGGAGAGTGATCTGCCCTTGCGGGAGATGCTGGCGCGTCACCGGGAGGACCCGAGCTGCTATTCCTGCCACGCCCGGATCGATTCTTTCGGGCTGGTCTTCGAAGGTTTTGGCCCCATCGGCGAGCGACGGACTAAAGACATGGCCGGCCGGCCGGTGGATACGCGGGCGGAGTTTCCCGACGGCGGCCATGGCGAGGGGCTGGCGGGCGTGCGCGAGCACATCCGCGCGCACCGGCAGGACGACTTTGTGGCGAACTTTTGCCGGAAGCTCCTGGCCTACGCCCTGAACCGCAGCCCGATCCTGTCGGACGATCTGCTGGTCGAGGACATGCAGGCCAGGTTGGCGGCCAACGATCACCGCTTCAGCGCGGTCATCGAGAGCATCGTCACGAGTCACCAGTTTTTGCACAAGCGCGGCACCCCCCGCGAACCATGA
- a CDS encoding LacI family DNA-binding transcriptional regulator has protein sequence MHPKRLQKEKMVRRPSMNDVARQAGVCKATVSLALRGSRQIPVKTRDRVQRAAQKLGYAQNPVVAHLLSELRRDHRMPRRHTLALFNAHGNRDAFTANDTIPTWVQGCRRRAEVMGYGTDEFWLHDPGFQPRRLGQILRARGIQGGIILGGFNSNVLPESHAEIWAGFACVVAGVRTHRPTLSFCCVDHHELVVEAVQKTMELGYKRPALVIDQRIDRLVDGRLSSAMWLAQSGLPMEARVPAFMRGEAAQKDPREFQAWFQQFRPDVLLTYYKQVKKWLGACGTRVPADVGVVMLERLASDEGWAGMDQRNDLAGEAAVDRVIGMIHNREIGPPEIPCATLVAAHWVHGDSVRKMAT, from the coding sequence ATGCACCCCAAACGATTGCAGAAGGAAAAGATGGTCCGGCGGCCGAGCATGAACGATGTCGCCCGGCAGGCGGGGGTGTGCAAGGCGACAGTCTCGCTCGCGCTTCGGGGCAGCCGGCAGATACCGGTTAAGACCCGCGATCGGGTGCAGCGGGCCGCCCAGAAATTGGGGTATGCGCAGAACCCGGTGGTGGCGCATTTGCTGAGCGAGCTGCGGCGAGATCATCGAATGCCACGCCGACACACTCTGGCTCTCTTCAATGCCCATGGAAACCGCGATGCCTTCACGGCCAACGATACGATTCCGACCTGGGTCCAGGGCTGCCGGCGGCGGGCCGAGGTGATGGGATATGGCACGGACGAGTTTTGGCTGCATGACCCCGGTTTTCAGCCCCGACGCTTGGGACAAATTCTGCGCGCTCGCGGGATACAGGGCGGGATTATCCTAGGAGGTTTCAACAGCAACGTTCTCCCGGAGAGCCATGCAGAAATCTGGGCGGGATTCGCGTGTGTGGTGGCGGGCGTTCGGACCCACCGTCCAACGCTCTCCTTTTGCTGCGTTGATCACCACGAGCTGGTGGTGGAGGCCGTGCAGAAGACCATGGAACTGGGCTACAAGCGTCCAGCTCTGGTGATCGATCAGCGGATCGACCGACTGGTGGACGGGCGGCTGAGCAGTGCGATGTGGCTGGCTCAGAGCGGCCTGCCGATGGAGGCCCGCGTGCCGGCGTTCATGCGCGGGGAGGCCGCTCAAAAGGATCCACGGGAATTTCAGGCATGGTTTCAGCAGTTCCGTCCGGATGTTCTGCTGACTTACTACAAGCAGGTCAAAAAGTGGCTGGGGGCCTGCGGGACCAGGGTTCCGGCCGACGTGGGGGTGGTCATGCTGGAGCGACTCGCGTCCGATGAAGGATGGGCGGGCATGGATCAACGCAACGATCTGGCCGGGGAGGCCGCCGTGGACCGGGTGATTGGCATGATCCACAACCGCGAAATTGGGCCGCCCGAAATTCCCTGCGCGACCCTGGTGGCAGCCCACTGGGTGCATGGCGACTCCGTTCGCAAGATGGCGACCTGA
- a CDS encoding TonB-dependent receptor plug domain-containing protein: MKTQASYLISLCVAVLLTASVVGQTSPTTGPAAPSVSEKEDVLVLSPFEVTGENNNGYAASNTLAGTRLRTDLKDVAASIQVVTKEFMQDIGANTLDDLLVYTVGTEAAGIGGNYSDSSANADTVSAFGSIRSPQGSNRVRGLGSADQTRDYFITSLPTDGYNIDRVEVNRGPNSMLFGLGSPAGIINTGLIKALTNNTKTKLEAQFDQNGSSRATLDHNQVLIKDKLALRVAALYGDKRYQQEPAYVRDARFYGTVTWKPWNSGTLKLSAESAKQHSNKVQTQPPHDQFTWWFALGKPVYDPTTGIGSYLGTPPTDPNLRAINTNGSANGNLLSTWSGTPNLIMENPNVTKFGVTGLDPAIWAIEGNNNRVRLNPAGTAFANDAMRRLQAGKNYLQRINLTASPALNNFWRDFRLTDPAIFNFYDEMLEGPNKREWSFWKSYNLSFEQRLGGNAGIEIAFDKQSLDSGYVNPFDFRSHAINIDINTKLPNGLPNPNLGRPMVTGASFQSSGYTDREAFRATAYYNLNLQKILKPGWLGTLLGRHVFTGAYTGQKRFSSGYGGRAYYAGYDWWQADSLNDPRTIDVGSNRTIQRLTYVGPSLVGASSPVNAGVQSIRVHNGLDGIQNLTTLFYQTPPTSPVALAPWQTRTFSVIQGTKYDLSNNATFTSRNGEDIKSTVFVANSYWWDNTLVSTLGWRNDAFKTFDAGAPPIDPASGLRILTDAAWPNRLRIDSSASSFNYGAVLHEPPFLRGKLPWGANLSLTYNKSDNFKVSGQRVDLFNQSISPPTGTTKEYGIILTLLDGRLDLRATKYETSSALSTNTAFRELTNQLVRRLDDQIELNSNAAYQAVAPAAALSAWTQWQQGADAKQLMETFTFSFAPGPNGTTIVNHDDRIDIVAQTSDTVATGTEYDLTYNPTKNWRIALNAARQQAVLSNTASSYQKMITILDPVWGGSAAALPDSVTSTSTLGNQWGTIKANVQKQILLDGSSNPEVRKWRFNLVNNYTFSSGRLSGLNIGGAIRWQDKVAIGYPVTILADGSAQYDVTSPYFGPAETNYDAWVGYRRKIGQNMTWRIQLNVRSIGVGNELIPISAQIDGTYDSVRIAEPQTWSITNTLEF; the protein is encoded by the coding sequence ATGAAAACCCAAGCATCCTATCTGATTAGTCTATGCGTCGCCGTGTTGCTCACGGCGTCTGTTGTTGGCCAAACCTCCCCGACCACCGGCCCCGCTGCGCCCTCCGTCTCCGAAAAAGAGGACGTTCTCGTGCTTTCCCCTTTTGAGGTCACAGGCGAAAACAATAATGGATACGCAGCCAGCAACACACTGGCCGGAACCCGTCTGCGCACCGACCTCAAGGACGTGGCGGCCTCAATCCAAGTCGTCACCAAGGAGTTCATGCAGGACATCGGCGCCAACACTCTCGACGACCTGCTCGTGTACACGGTCGGAACTGAGGCCGCCGGCATCGGCGGCAACTACAGCGACTCCAGCGCCAACGCCGACACCGTCAGTGCTTTCGGCTCCATTCGCTCACCGCAGGGTTCAAACCGCGTGCGCGGTCTTGGCTCCGCCGACCAGACCCGCGACTATTTTATCACCAGCTTGCCCACCGACGGCTACAACATCGATCGCGTCGAGGTCAACCGCGGCCCCAACTCCATGCTTTTCGGCTTGGGCAGCCCGGCCGGCATCATCAACACGGGTCTGATCAAGGCGCTGACCAACAACACCAAGACTAAATTGGAGGCCCAGTTCGACCAGAACGGCTCTAGCCGCGCCACCCTCGACCACAACCAGGTCCTCATTAAGGACAAGCTGGCGTTGCGTGTCGCGGCCCTTTACGGCGACAAGCGGTATCAGCAAGAGCCGGCTTACGTCCGCGACGCCCGCTTCTATGGCACGGTCACTTGGAAACCCTGGAACAGCGGCACCCTCAAGCTCAGCGCGGAATCGGCCAAGCAGCACTCTAACAAGGTGCAGACCCAGCCGCCCCACGACCAGTTCACCTGGTGGTTCGCGCTGGGCAAACCCGTCTATGATCCGACCACCGGCATCGGCAGCTACCTCGGCACCCCGCCGACCGATCCCAATCTTCGCGCGATCAATACCAACGGTTCCGCCAACGGCAACCTGCTCTCCACCTGGAGCGGCACGCCCAACCTGATCATGGAGAATCCGAACGTGACCAAGTTCGGTGTGACTGGTCTCGATCCCGCCATCTGGGCGATCGAGGGCAACAACAACCGGGTAAGGCTAAACCCCGCCGGCACCGCCTTTGCCAACGATGCCATGCGCCGGCTGCAGGCGGGCAAGAACTACCTCCAGCGCATCAACCTGACGGCCAGTCCCGCGCTCAATAATTTCTGGCGTGATTTCCGCTTAACCGACCCGGCGATTTTCAATTTCTACGACGAGATGCTCGAGGGGCCCAACAAGCGCGAATGGTCCTTCTGGAAAAGCTACAACCTGAGTTTTGAGCAGCGCCTCGGCGGAAATGCCGGCATTGAGATTGCCTTCGACAAGCAGTCTTTGGACAGCGGCTATGTCAACCCCTTCGACTTCCGATCCCACGCCATCAATATCGATATCAACACCAAGCTGCCCAATGGCCTGCCCAACCCCAATCTTGGCCGTCCTATGGTCACCGGGGCTAGCTTCCAGTCTTCTGGCTACACCGATCGCGAAGCCTTCCGCGCCACCGCCTACTACAACCTCAACCTGCAAAAAATACTGAAGCCAGGCTGGCTCGGCACGCTCTTGGGCCGTCATGTGTTTACCGGTGCTTACACCGGACAGAAGCGCTTCAGCAGTGGTTACGGCGGACGCGCCTACTACGCCGGCTACGATTGGTGGCAGGCCGACAGCCTGAACGATCCCCGGACCATCGACGTCGGCAGCAACCGCACCATCCAGCGCCTGACCTACGTCGGCCCCAGTTTGGTCGGAGCCTCCAGTCCCGTGAATGCCGGAGTGCAAAGCATCCGGGTGCATAACGGACTCGATGGCATCCAAAATCTCACCACCCTCTTTTATCAAACGCCACCCACCTCTCCGGTGGCTCTCGCCCCTTGGCAAACCCGCACCTTCAGCGTGATCCAAGGAACGAAATACGATCTCAGCAACAACGCCACCTTTACCAGTCGTAACGGTGAAGACATCAAGTCCACGGTCTTTGTCGCCAACAGCTACTGGTGGGACAACACCCTCGTCAGCACCCTCGGCTGGCGCAACGACGCGTTCAAGACCTTCGACGCCGGCGCCCCGCCGATCGATCCAGCGAGCGGCCTTCGCATTCTGACCGATGCCGCCTGGCCTAACCGGCTCAGGATCGACAGTTCGGCCTCTTCCTTTAATTATGGCGCGGTCCTTCACGAACCTCCCTTCTTGCGCGGCAAGCTGCCTTGGGGCGCCAACCTTTCGCTGACTTACAACAAGTCGGACAACTTCAAGGTCAGCGGCCAGCGCGTCGACCTCTTCAACCAGAGCATCTCGCCCCCCACCGGTACGACGAAGGAATACGGCATCATCCTCACGCTGCTGGATGGCAGGCTCGATCTTCGGGCGACCAAATACGAAACGAGTTCCGCTCTTTCCACCAATACCGCGTTCCGTGAGCTCACGAATCAACTTGTCCGCCGGCTCGACGACCAAATCGAGTTGAATTCCAACGCCGCTTACCAAGCCGTCGCACCGGCCGCTGCCCTCAGTGCCTGGACACAATGGCAGCAGGGGGCGGATGCCAAGCAACTCATGGAGACCTTCACGTTTTCCTTCGCCCCCGGTCCCAACGGCACGACGATCGTCAATCACGACGACCGCATCGACATCGTGGCCCAGACCTCGGACACCGTTGCCACCGGCACCGAGTATGATCTCACCTACAATCCGACGAAAAACTGGCGGATTGCTCTCAATGCGGCGCGGCAGCAGGCGGTGCTCAGTAACACGGCCTCCAGCTATCAGAAGATGATCACTATTCTTGATCCTGTCTGGGGTGGCTCAGCCGCGGCACTGCCTGACTCGGTGACGAGCACCTCCACGCTCGGCAATCAATGGGGCACGATTAAGGCCAATGTGCAGAAGCAGATCCTGCTCGACGGCTCTTCCAACCCCGAAGTCCGGAAATGGCGTTTCAACCTGGTGAACAACTACACCTTCAGCAGTGGACGCTTGAGCGGTTTGAACATTGGCGGTGCTATCCGCTGGCAGGACAAAGTCGCGATCGGCTACCCGGTCACGATCCTCGCCGATGGGTCCGCCCAATACGATGTCACCAGCCCCTACTTCGGGCCGGCCGAGACCAACTACGACGCATGGGTCGGCTACCGGCGAAAGATTGGTCAAAACATGACCTGGCGGATTCAGCTCAATGTCCGCAGCATCGGCGTCGGCAACGAACTCATCCCGATCAGCGCCCAGATCGATGGCACCTATGATTCCGTGCGCATCGCCGAGCCCCAGACTTGGTCCATCACCAACACTCTGGAGTTCTGA
- a CDS encoding family 43 glycosylhydrolase translates to MLSAPHDPASLRAAIDANDRAIHVLDVWMRDPYVTTGPDGAYYLTGTTANQGDPRWPVDRYNSGLDRPDITGTTVPAIVGTTVRLWKSDDLLHWDELPSPFALTDGYWPKVESAAFATVPAKDWRLWAPEVHFLQGKWMIVHTSPTPINQGANLAIAAGPGFAGPFAHPLKDKMRGRHDPSLFQDYDGTIYLLWGNTWIAPLLPDFSDFARAPVRIDPSDRRIGHEGATLRKIGNKYVHFGTAWSTDQLRKGTYNLYYCTADHPLGPYGPRQFAGRFLGHGTPFQDKQGRWWCTAFYNANVPPVSDDNIETRDLADNAQTINEQGVTLVPLEVRLLEDGEPLIRAKDPRYRNPGPDEAQSFPQH, encoded by the coding sequence TTGCTTTCGGCCCCACATGATCCCGCTTCGCTTCGCGCCGCCATCGACGCTAACGACCGCGCCATCCACGTCCTTGATGTGTGGATGCGCGATCCCTATGTCACCACCGGACCCGACGGTGCCTACTACCTCACCGGCACCACCGCGAACCAGGGCGATCCTCGCTGGCCGGTAGACCGCTACAACAGCGGCCTCGACAGGCCGGATATCACCGGCACCACCGTTCCCGCAATTGTCGGCACCACCGTCCGCCTCTGGAAAAGCGACGACTTGCTCCACTGGGACGAATTGCCCTCGCCCTTCGCGCTCACGGACGGCTACTGGCCAAAAGTTGAGTCGGCGGCCTTCGCCACCGTGCCGGCCAAGGACTGGCGCCTCTGGGCCCCTGAGGTCCACTTCCTCCAAGGCAAGTGGATGATCGTCCACACCAGTCCCACACCCATTAACCAAGGAGCCAACCTCGCCATCGCCGCCGGCCCCGGTTTCGCGGGTCCCTTCGCCCATCCGCTGAAAGACAAAATGCGCGGACGCCACGACCCGTCCCTCTTTCAGGATTACGACGGCACCATCTACCTACTCTGGGGCAACACTTGGATCGCACCCCTACTGCCCGACTTCTCCGACTTCGCGCGCGCACCCGTGCGCATCGATCCTTCCGACCGCCGGATCGGTCACGAAGGAGCCACCCTGCGCAAGATCGGCAACAAATACGTTCACTTCGGCACCGCCTGGTCCACCGACCAGCTGCGTAAAGGCACCTACAATCTCTACTACTGCACCGCCGACCACCCCTTGGGCCCCTACGGTCCGCGCCAATTTGCGGGCCGCTTCCTCGGTCACGGCACGCCGTTCCAAGACAAACAGGGCCGCTGGTGGTGCACCGCCTTCTACAACGCAAATGTGCCACCCGTGTCCGACGACAACATCGAGACACGCGATCTGGCGGATAACGCCCAGACCATCAACGAGCAGGGGGTTACGCTCGTGCCGCTTGAGGTCCGACTCCTCGAAGACGGCGAACCATTAATTCGCGCCAAGGATCCCCGCTACCGCAATCCCGGACCCGACGAAGCTCAGTCATTTCCCCAACACTAG